A stretch of Myceligenerans xiligouense DNA encodes these proteins:
- a CDS encoding glutamate--cysteine ligase — MTGPAPVPFGTSRRSSIGLEWEVGLVDVGSGAMAQVAPQVIEELSPEGRDPRIKPELMRNTVEIATGVCDDVGAVGAELSELLDRVTIAAGVHGAAVLGGAMHPLAHWEDQLVTEKERYTRLVDRIQVFVRQLVTWGLHVHVGVERRDKVLALVQGMLTYAPHLQALSASSPYWGGVDTGYASTRAMLFQQIPTAGLPHQFTEWHEVESYAEDMRRVGVAQEFNEIHWDVRPSPAYGTIEVRICDGPTNVTEAMALAALTHCLVEHLSTELDHGRELPILQPWFVKENKWRAARYGMDATIITSADGDQLAVSDAVAKVLVELEPTAERLGCAEHLAAVGDIVRGGASYQRQRAAANASGGDLEAVVRSMLAEMEAGRPLPAP; from the coding sequence ATGACCGGCCCCGCGCCCGTGCCCTTCGGCACGTCACGGCGTTCCAGCATCGGCCTCGAGTGGGAGGTCGGGCTCGTCGACGTCGGTTCCGGTGCGATGGCTCAGGTGGCACCGCAGGTGATCGAGGAGCTCTCGCCCGAGGGCAGGGATCCGCGCATCAAACCCGAGCTGATGCGGAACACCGTCGAGATCGCCACGGGAGTGTGCGACGACGTCGGCGCCGTGGGCGCCGAGCTCAGCGAGCTCCTCGACCGGGTCACGATCGCGGCCGGCGTGCACGGCGCCGCGGTCCTCGGCGGCGCCATGCACCCGCTCGCGCACTGGGAGGACCAGCTCGTCACCGAGAAGGAGCGCTACACCCGCCTGGTGGATCGCATCCAGGTGTTCGTGCGGCAGCTCGTGACGTGGGGACTCCACGTGCACGTGGGGGTGGAGCGGCGCGACAAGGTGCTCGCGCTCGTTCAGGGCATGCTCACCTACGCACCGCACCTGCAGGCGTTGTCGGCCTCGTCGCCGTACTGGGGCGGGGTCGACACGGGGTACGCGTCGACCCGGGCCATGCTGTTCCAGCAGATCCCCACGGCGGGACTGCCGCACCAGTTCACCGAGTGGCACGAGGTGGAGTCGTACGCCGAGGACATGCGCCGCGTGGGCGTGGCGCAGGAGTTCAACGAGATCCACTGGGACGTGCGTCCGTCGCCGGCGTACGGGACGATCGAGGTCCGCATCTGCGACGGGCCGACGAACGTCACCGAGGCGATGGCCCTGGCCGCACTGACGCACTGCCTGGTGGAACACCTGTCCACCGAGCTGGACCACGGACGCGAGCTGCCGATCCTGCAACCATGGTTCGTCAAGGAGAACAAGTGGCGGGCGGCCCGGTACGGCATGGACGCGACGATCATCACCTCGGCCGACGGCGACCAGCTCGCGGTGTCCGACGCCGTCGCGAAGGTGCTGGTGGAACTCGAGCCGACGGCGGAGCGGCTGGGTTGCGCCGAGCACCTCGCCGCGGTCGGCGACATCGTCCGGGGCGGCGCCTCCTACCAGCGCCAGCGCGCTGCGGCGAACGCGTCGGGAGGCGACCTGGAGGCCGTGGTGCGCTCGATGCTCGCCGAGATGGAGGCCGGCCGGCCGCTCCCGGCGCCCTGA
- a CDS encoding class I SAM-dependent methyltransferase produces MDAAILSKLLSPAGRALLGALPPYDERSAMRTSTKLREQGVAPDLAAAALTQSRLRSKARTKFGELAEQMLFTADGLEQATRLRVASLHADRFTSAGVTHIADLTSGIGADAMAFAGAGLRVLATDVDEVTARIAAWNLRQFPEAEARHADGLALDLRAEHIDGIYADPARRTRGPRGSRRVFDPRSYEPPLDSVFALRGVVPALGIKVGPGIPHEGLPEDAEAQWVSIDNDVVEAGLWFGPLAPRGPGRSALVVRTTVDGDGKEHTSTRVLRASDHPDGAALEAPTGGVGEYLYEPDGAVIRAGLVAHAAAELGGRLIDPTIAYVTTDAPAPRPPAPDATASGATSPGARGDAAAALDAAGPAPIATGYRVLDTLPFGLKRLKAYLRERNVGRLTIKKRGTAVVPEQLRKQLVLTGTEEATIVLTRVAGAQTVLLVEPLRGGA; encoded by the coding sequence ATGGATGCGGCGATTCTGAGCAAACTTCTCAGCCCTGCCGGCCGGGCGCTGCTTGGCGCACTCCCGCCCTACGACGAGCGATCCGCCATGCGCACCTCCACGAAGCTCCGTGAGCAAGGTGTCGCACCCGACCTCGCTGCGGCCGCTCTCACCCAGTCCCGCCTGCGCAGCAAGGCACGGACCAAGTTCGGCGAGCTCGCCGAGCAGATGTTGTTCACCGCCGACGGCCTCGAGCAGGCCACACGTCTCCGGGTGGCGTCGCTGCACGCCGATCGTTTCACCAGCGCGGGCGTCACCCACATCGCGGACCTCACGAGTGGCATCGGCGCTGACGCGATGGCGTTCGCCGGGGCGGGCCTGCGCGTCCTGGCCACGGACGTCGACGAGGTCACGGCACGGATCGCCGCCTGGAACCTGCGCCAGTTCCCCGAGGCCGAGGCCCGCCATGCCGACGGCCTCGCCCTCGATCTGCGCGCCGAACACATCGACGGTATCTACGCCGACCCGGCCCGCCGCACGCGCGGGCCACGCGGCAGCCGCCGGGTCTTCGACCCGCGCAGCTACGAGCCGCCGCTCGACAGCGTGTTCGCCCTCCGCGGCGTCGTCCCCGCCCTGGGCATCAAGGTGGGTCCGGGCATTCCCCACGAGGGCCTGCCGGAGGACGCCGAGGCGCAGTGGGTCTCCATCGACAACGACGTCGTCGAGGCCGGCCTGTGGTTCGGCCCGCTCGCTCCGCGAGGCCCGGGCCGCAGCGCGCTCGTGGTGCGCACGACCGTCGACGGTGACGGCAAGGAGCACACCAGCACACGCGTACTGCGCGCCTCGGATCACCCGGACGGCGCGGCGCTCGAGGCACCCACCGGCGGCGTCGGGGAGTACCTCTACGAACCCGACGGCGCGGTCATCCGGGCCGGCCTCGTCGCGCACGCCGCCGCCGAGCTCGGCGGGCGCCTGATCGACCCGACGATCGCCTACGTCACGACGGACGCCCCCGCGCCCCGGCCTCCGGCCCCCGACGCCACCGCATCCGGCGCCACGTCCCCCGGAGCTCGTGGCGACGCCGCGGCGGCCCTCGACGCCGCGGGCCCCGCACCGATCGCGACCGGCTACCGGGTCCTGGACACGCTCCCGTTCGGACTCAAGCGCCTCAAGGCGTACCTGCGGGAGCGGAACGTCGGACGGCTGACGATCAAGAAGCGGGGCACCGCCGTCGTGCCCGAACAACTTCGCAAGCAGCTCGTGCTCACCGGGACCGAGGAAGCGACGATCGTGCTCACGCGGGTCGCGGGCGCCCAGACGGTCCTGCTGGTCGAGCCGCTCCGGGGCGGGGCATGA